One genomic region from Cucumis melo cultivar AY chromosome 9, USDA_Cmelo_AY_1.0, whole genome shotgun sequence encodes:
- the LOC107992375 gene encoding uncharacterized protein LOC107992375, which produces MPPRTGRRRRQNQDGMQGSTQGPSVGESSTLRVRGGAENEQFARTSQEIGRPERVDPSDPEKAYGIEQLKKLRATVFEGFTYPPDAENWLNMLDKCFDVMNFPEERKVRLATFLLQKEAEGWWKSILARRSDARALDWQTFRGIFEDKYYPNTYCEAKRDEFLGLKQGSLSVAEYKRKYTKLSRYADVIVAFESDRCRRFERGLRFKIRTPITTIAKWTNFSQLVETTLRVEQSITEEKSVVEFSHGTSTASGFRGRKQRRFTPGINISSHQDFKNRSRGQASRNVSYGSVFRDRARKYLVNPLDQQ; this is translated from the coding sequence atgccaccacgtactggcagacgacgccggcagaatcaggacgggatgcaaggttctacccaaggtccatctgtaggggaatctagtaccctaagagttcgaggtggggcagaaaatgagcagtttgcgagaactTCACAGGAGATAGGAAGGCCAGAGAGAGTAGAccctagtgatccagaaaaggcatacggaattgaACAGCTGAAGAAGTTAAgggctacagtgtttgaggGTTTCACATATCCACctgatgcagagaactggttgaatatgcttgataagtgttttgatgtgatgaattttCCTGAGGAacgaaaggttagattggccacatttttgttgcaaaaagaggctgaaggatggtggaaatctatattagctaggcgcagtgatgcacgtgctttagattggcagacttttagaggcatattcgaagataagtattatcccaacACATACTGtgaagccaagagggatgaatttctggggctgaaacaaggatcactttcagtggctgagtataAGAGGAAGTATACCaagctttcacggtatgctgacgttattgTGGCTTTTGAGAGTGACAGGTgtcgaaggtttgaaagagggttgcgttttAAAATACGTACCCCAATTACaaccattgctaagtggacaaatttttctcagttagtggagactaCCCTTCGTGTagagcagagtataacagaagagaaatcagTAGTGGAGTTTAGTCATGGGACatcaacagctagtggatttagaggtcgtaagcagcggaggttcacgcctgggataaatatttcaagccatCAAGACTTTAAGAATCGGTCtagaggccaagcatcgaggaacgtgagttatggtagtgttttcaGAGATAGAGCTAGAAAATACTTAGTCAACCCACTAGATCAACAGTAA